A region of the Drosophila subpulchrella strain 33 F10 #4 breed RU33 chromosome 3L, RU_Dsub_v1.1 Primary Assembly, whole genome shotgun sequence genome:
ttgctgctcgTTTATTCATTCACTTCTCGTTTAATGCTTTTTCACGCTTTTGGCATTGCTGCGagtaaatttcaatttaaacacTCATGCATTCACTTTATGTGGGCCCGTCTGTCTGTGTGGGGTATTTACATAGTTTTTACATAAACACAAAAGGTATTTTGTAAAGCGCTGCCATTGTGTGTTGCATGATTTTCTAATTAGAATTTTAATGCTTTGGCGTTGATTAAGCGAAAATATGTTAGGCATTTTTCCGGACGCATAGGGCCTTGGGAAAAAAATggtataaatacaaaaataagtgCGTGTGAAACTGAACTTTTTGTATCAAAAGATTTCTTGGCAGCCCTATTTATTGTCTTCAGATTTTAATAAACTATTTGGAACTGCAATTTGAAATTGCGCAATTTTTCATGTCATTTTAAATTCGCCTGCCCTTTCCAATTAGGCCAAACAATCGTAAAAACATTCACATTTTCATCTCTTTTAAAAACACATTTAGTTTTGCTTTGTCCAACAAATTAGCAAAGAATTTATGTATCAATTAAAATACCACGACTAGACATGAACAAATGTTCTTTGGGCCTTAACATTGCCAAAGATGCCACACGAAACGGAAATGGAAATGCCAGACAACCGAATTtccacaaaaacaaacaaatttcgGATTGAAAACAATTTGCAAATATCTAAAGACATATTGTTTATATTgggaatatttaaaaattgttgaaCTCGAATTAAGgggaaataaattaaaaatacgtcGGAAACTAAAGCTAAATTTAGATGCATGATACATTTGATTGCCTATAAACTAGCAATGATCTTTGGCTTTGACACAGATTTCAAATATTGTTTATATCGATTTTTATTGAATAAAAGCGAGTATATTATATACTTACTTTAAGTTTTCTTTTtggcttttaaaaaatattaaaccaGTTTTGGCATTGTCAAAACAAAGTTTTCACTCAAAGTTCAAGGAAAATCAGGCAGCCTAGAAAACTAAAAAGCAATCAACAAGACGAAGACTAATCCACTTTCTCTTTTCATTATTTTGCAGCCCACGTGGCGCCTTTGGGGCGAAGAGCATGACAAGAATGCAATTTTCACCGTGTACCTGAAAAAGGTGCGATACCACCGACCCACGCCCACCGCCAGCAATGTAAGTAATCGCCAATATCAATTACTTAGTAGGACGGAATCGTTTGGTGGAACCAATTTAAGATAGAAAAAACAATCTCCTCAAgcttttaatttcattttcttgattttaaatcaaaggcaataaatatttcatctttaaaaaaatgccACAACATATTTAACGCTCTTGTGTATGAATGTTATTGAGTTATTgcttcaaaatatattttttacttaattAAAGTAGAATTTGTATTTGGTACTTGGTTAAGAATagaaatgtttttttcaagttaagatttttaaattttaaatatgctggtgataatttttaaaatatcataCTTAGGATTTTAGGTTtcgaaatatttgtttttataattttaaggctttaaaaatggtgatgtttattttaaaaattttttaaataatatatattactaAATAATacgattttccttttttcgtGCAGGACTCGGATGATGAGATTTCCCATTTGGAGTGGGAGACAGTGCGAGTGCGCTTCGTGAAGGCGGCCACATTGGCCCGATTGGTGGAGGCCCTGGCCACCGACGATGGGGAGCTGGAGTCCACCTTCATCAACGTCTTCCTGTCCACCTACCGCACCTTCTCCACGCCCAAGCAGGTGCTGAGTTTGCTGACGCAGCGCTACGATACTCTGCACGAGAAGCACCTGGAGGAGGTGGAGCAGGCGCAGCAGAATGGCCAGGCCATGGATCCCGCCTATGATCCCCATGCGTCCATCCATGAGCAGCACAAGAAAACCCTGGTCTCGGCGCTGCACGTCTGGCTAGATGGATTCCCGGAGGATTGGCATCAGGACAATCTGCAGCAGGTATGGGATATAGTAGACAGTatttaataattgtaatttacTGATTATATATCTGTATCCTTAGATCTTGACCTTTGCCTCCAAGCGACTGAAACGATCCGATCTGTACATTAAGGTGGTTAATCGTCTGGAGCGGCTCCTCCGAACTGCCTATGGAAAtggaggaggaggcggcggTGGTGGCTCAGAGGGCAATGGTCTTTCATGGCTCTCTGCGGCGGGTTCGCAACAGATGCAGCAATTCATGATACCCACGCACTACGGCTCATCGTATGACCTGCCGGATCAGTTCAATGGCATGTATCTCACGCCAATGGTCCATGGGCCCATCTACCGCGGACCCACCCACTTCCTGCAGGCCTTCCGCTTTCCACACGTACCCGTGCGGCACTTTGCCGAGCAATTGACCCGGATGGACTCGGAACTCTTTAAGCGACTGATCCCTCACCAATGCCTCGGGCACACTTGGGCCCGACGGGATAGTGGAGGATCGGAGACTGTGGTGGCCACCATCAACCAGTTCAATGCGGTGCTCTTCAGGGTGGTGTCTAGCATCCTAATCGATCGCCTGAAGCCTCAGGTGGGTGTCTCTATGAAGTCTTaagaatattattatatattactatatatatatggtttTTATCTAACAGGAGCGCGCTCTAAACATTTCACGTTGGATTGATATTGCCCAGGAGCTGCGTATGCTCAAGAACTTTAGTTCGCTCAAGGCCATTATATCTGCCCTTAATTCCAATTCCATATACCGCCTCTCCAAGATCTGGGAAGTGCTGCCTAAAGAAAGGGTTAGTTTTGGTTACATACTTATAAAGAAAGTCCCGAATAATATTATTCTTTAACAGATGGAAGTCTTTACGGAGCTGGCGAATATTTGCTCAGAGGACAACAATGCGTGGACCCTGAGAGAAGTGTTAAAACGCGAGGGTACAGCCAAGAATCCCGATCCTGGAAGACAGAGTGACCAGAGCGATAGGCACCTTCAGAAGCTCATTCTGAATTTAGGAACTCAGACATCCCACGGAACGATACCCTATCTGGGTACTTTCCTCACCGatctgaccatgatccataCGGCCAATCCGGACTACCTCACCGAGGATAAGCTCATCAACTTCGACAAGAAGCGCAAAGAATTCGAGGTGCTGGCCCAGATAAAGTTGCTACAGGGAGCGGCGAACACTTATAATCTCCAGGGAGATGCCCTGTTTGATCATTGGTTCAACTCGATGCCGGTTTTCGATGAGCGGGAGGCCTTCGAGCTGAGTTGCCGACTGGAACCACCACCGCCGGCGCCCCGCAAATCGGTGGTCAGCACTAACACCTCGTTGACAAACACGACCGCCTCATCGACGGCCTCTATAATAGGCCACCGGAAGACTGACTCCATACACTCCAACTCGAGCAGCGGTGCGGGATCGCAGTTCTACTGCGAACTGAACAGCAGCACCAGCTCCAGGCACAATTCCCTGGACAGAGATGCCCACCATCAACACGCCTCCTTAATGTCCGCCTCGAGTAGTGTGTCCAATCTATCGTTGGATTCCAGTAACTCTGGCGGTCGACAGTCTGGGAAACTGACGCACTCCCAGTCCATGGGAAATGGCCTGAAATCGCATGGGAATGGCACTACGAATGGTGGATCACCCCATATCAACGCCCAGCTGGTGCAGCCATCGAGTGGAACTCCCCAGTCCGCTCCGGATTTCTATATCATCCGGGTTACCTACGAAACGGATAATATCGAGCTGGACGGAATTGTGTTGTACAAGAGCATTATGCTGGGAAATAACGAGCGAACGCCGCAGGTGATACGAAATGCTATGCTAAAATTGGGACTGGAGGATGATCCGGATAGGTATACGCTGGCCCAGGTTCTGCCCGATAAAGAACTGGTAATGCCGAAGAATGCGAATGTCTACTATGCGGTGAACACGACCTACAACCTCAACTTTATCCTGAGACCGCGAAAGGAAGAGGGCGTGGCCGGAAGCTAGTCCACAGCCGTGCCCCTGTCCCAATTATGGTGTCTGGGATACGAGGGCGAGTAGTGAGGTTTGAGGATTACATTTTGGTAGGAGTCGGAAATTGTATGTAAATAGCTAGAGCTTGACTCGCCCATGACAAAACTGGATAAACCAATTTCTATTTAGGTTCGTAATTTGTTTAAGTTATTTATTGAGAAGTGATGGAATAGTAGAAGAAATTATTTCGAATACTGATTATATTTCGATTTATGTCTTTCGATTCAAACCTGTCAATTAGCACTTAGCAAACTTTTGTAATCTCTTATTTTTCCCAGCCCTAGAGTTTATTGTATAAGTATATCGAAAATCCAATCCAAAACATATATTAATATAGAGACTCTACTGGAATATTTGCTGATATttacaaacacacacacacatacttaTATACAACAATTGATATTCTAAATGTGGTACAATAATTTGGGATCTTGAAACGGATATTGAGTTGGTTTAAGGATCCTCCTTGTCAGAACTTTACTTTGAGGTCTTTCAAACACAAACAACTAAGCATATTTGTATAGATGTTTTTACCCACTGTACGTgtattataaatacaaattaaacaaTAAGTACTATTAGTAACTGTTTCCGTGTGGAGTGCACAAcaacaaataataattattgatAAATTTAGGCGGTTAAGATACTGtatttcagattttgtaaGTTATCTACATTGAAAATTAGAGTACGAAACAATTATACATTTATGGAATACCCTAAGAATCTATTTTgatttatacatattaaatatGCTAGTTATTTAAATGCGAAATGAAGTAAGCAAAAGAGGAAAAACAGAGaaatattgtaaatatataaatgaaatGCTATAATTTGCGTTCTtctgaaaaataaattgtaccaaaagaaaacttaatgattgccttttgaatttataataaattttgCGGTTGAAGTAAGTTAAAAAAAGAATCAAGGGTATTAAGCTAAAAGTATTCtaggtatattttattttatgaacaACAAAAGATACCAATTCGATTCGAAACCAATCGAAATATATCAAATTGTAGAAAACCTTTTTAGGTGTCACACCATCGATTTCAGGGCTTTTCTGATGGTGATTTAGGATATCCCCAAGAATCTTTCCAACCCATCTTTGTCATGAAATTTGTCATTCCATTAAAGGTATTAGTAGTCCAACCAAACTGATTCCCAACTTTGATTAGCCTGGCTTGTCTATGGGAAAACTTAACCCCCAACAAGTCGACGCAAAAAGTTTAACCCATTTCGATGTGAAAAGCGAAGGAGGACGGAAAGTGGAAAAATCTGATTATCAAGCAGCCGATGCCAAGAGAACTTGGCCAAGGCTTCAAACCAAATCAGCGTCCGCAAGGCTGAGGGAAGGGGTTAGAAGAAAGGACCAAGTTAGCGGGTCAAAACATCTCATTACATTTGCAGGCtgacacacacaaacacacacaaaaacacacaGCCGAGATGAAGGCAGTAAAAGTGAAAtaaattacttttttttttgttttggctttttaacaactttttggtCGGAAACGAAAACAAGTTGCACCTCCGACTGGCGTGACCCGCCCCCAACTTCCGCTGAAAGCAAATTTCGTTATCCTTACCCCTTTTTCGGCGCGTATAATTTGTCGGCCCACACAAACTTTAATTAGATCACTTCAAtgacaaaaaataaatctcgTGCCGCAATAATAAAATTCACAGAGGCGAACAAATGGAGATTTTAGGgcgagggggcgtggcaatgTGG
Encoded here:
- the LOC119553171 gene encoding ral guanine nucleotide dissociation stimulator-like 1 isoform X2, with the protein product MSQNVADSLPTWRLWGEEHDKNAIFTVYLKKVRYHRPTPTASNDSDDEISHLEWETVRVRFVKAATLARLVEALATDDGELESTFINVFLSTYRTFSTPKQVLSLLTQRYDTLHEKHLEEVEQAQQNGQAMDPAYDPHASIHEQHKKTLVSALHVWLDGFPEDWHQDNLQQILTFASKRLKRSDLYIKVVNRLERLLRTAYGNGGGGGGGGSEGNGLSWLSAAGSQQMQQFMIPTHYGSSYDLPDQFNGMYLTPMVHGPIYRGPTHFLQAFRFPHVPVRHFAEQLTRMDSELFKRLIPHQCLGHTWARRDSGGSETVVATINQFNAVLFRVVSSILIDRLKPQERALNISRWIDIAQELRMLKNFSSLKAIISALNSNSIYRLSKIWEVLPKERMEVFTELANICSEDNNAWTLREVLKREGTAKNPDPGRQSDQSDRHLQKLILNLGTQTSHGTIPYLGTFLTDLTMIHTANPDYLTEDKLINFDKKRKEFEVLAQIKLLQGAANTYNLQGDALFDHWFNSMPVFDEREAFELSCRLEPPPPAPRKSVVSTNTSLTNTTASSTASIIGHRKTDSIHSNSSSGAGSQFYCELNSSTSSRHNSLDRDAHHQHASLMSASSSVSNLSLDSSNSGGRQSGKLTHSQSMGNGLKSHGNGTTNGGSPHINAQLVQPSSGTPQSAPDFYIIRVTYETDNIELDGIVLYKSIMLGNNERTPQVIRNAMLKLGLEDDPDRYTLAQVLPDKELVMPKNANVYYAVNTTYNLNFILRPRKEEGVAGS
- the LOC119553171 gene encoding ral guanine nucleotide dissociation stimulator-like 1 isoform X1, which gives rise to MNFTSRANCKCPHSQKHQQKPALIKSHTCAYQLQDLTGYNRALMPPLDNTDFSSAWRLVNNNTTSQSCAYHQQQQEDTKDQKRQYHHHTCPRQRKKSLITAEPTHKCQKHQETPQRRSRSASAKPRRNSSYHSYDDLDVSSAVLNAERKVVASLKYLCACTGATLRNLSKKTKDLHAKNYTYTKPTWRLWGEEHDKNAIFTVYLKKVRYHRPTPTASNDSDDEISHLEWETVRVRFVKAATLARLVEALATDDGELESTFINVFLSTYRTFSTPKQVLSLLTQRYDTLHEKHLEEVEQAQQNGQAMDPAYDPHASIHEQHKKTLVSALHVWLDGFPEDWHQDNLQQILTFASKRLKRSDLYIKVVNRLERLLRTAYGNGGGGGGGGSEGNGLSWLSAAGSQQMQQFMIPTHYGSSYDLPDQFNGMYLTPMVHGPIYRGPTHFLQAFRFPHVPVRHFAEQLTRMDSELFKRLIPHQCLGHTWARRDSGGSETVVATINQFNAVLFRVVSSILIDRLKPQERALNISRWIDIAQELRMLKNFSSLKAIISALNSNSIYRLSKIWEVLPKERMEVFTELANICSEDNNAWTLREVLKREGTAKNPDPGRQSDQSDRHLQKLILNLGTQTSHGTIPYLGTFLTDLTMIHTANPDYLTEDKLINFDKKRKEFEVLAQIKLLQGAANTYNLQGDALFDHWFNSMPVFDEREAFELSCRLEPPPPAPRKSVVSTNTSLTNTTASSTASIIGHRKTDSIHSNSSSGAGSQFYCELNSSTSSRHNSLDRDAHHQHASLMSASSSVSNLSLDSSNSGGRQSGKLTHSQSMGNGLKSHGNGTTNGGSPHINAQLVQPSSGTPQSAPDFYIIRVTYETDNIELDGIVLYKSIMLGNNERTPQVIRNAMLKLGLEDDPDRYTLAQVLPDKELVMPKNANVYYAVNTTYNLNFILRPRKEEGVAGS